TGATGTAGATAATGATTTGTTTGTAATTGCTAGAAGTTGATAGTTAAATTACAATTAGCCAATTTTTTGTTGGATAtgcctttgaattttttttgggtaaattaaaatttgcatttgcatttgaattttttgataaattaaaatttatttcCAAGCAGTAAAATGTACGTTACAATCACTACAACCCATGAAAGCAAAACgatttttctttggatttgcTTGTCATGTTTGGATATCTTTCCACTTGGTGCCATTACAGTTTTTATCATTCTTATCTGGAGCTTTCTAATTGTGGAGTGATTGTAGTTTACATTCTTATTGCGTGATTTGGAAATTGTGCAATTGGAAAAGCTATTGATGTGTCAATTTGGTCGACTTGAGTATGTAGTGTTCTCTCGTATGCTGTTTTAAGTAATTTTTAGCTAATACAAATGGTTAAATGCTGATTGACCTTCACAGTTGATACTTAGTATTTGGTTATGTTATCAAGCAATTCAGGGCTTCTTAACAAGGTCCAGCCAAGTTTCACCTTACGCCAATGATGGCAGAAACGTTCCCCAGAATatgaaattttgaattgttAGGATAGGAATTGGCTTTTGAGTCTTTAACCACTACAAATCCGCTTATCCACAATTTGCAATTGATAGGAGTTGGTTAACCATTCATTATCAATTATTAAAATGCAACTTCTAAAGAAATAAGAGTTGGTGAAATATTCAATGGATGTGTTGCATGTAATTTACAATTACATGTTCACTGTTGAGTACTTGTGCATTTTCCCATCAATCCTACCTCTCTTGTTAAAGGAAAACTCACTTCAAGAACCCATCACTTTTTAATCAATTAACTTGGTTCTTTAATCAATTAACGAATCTATAATCTAAATATAAAAGCaaacaagaatataaaaatCTGTAATAAACTAAAATAATTAACTGAAAACAAGCCCTAACTAATATAATAATtgcaatgagataaattttcgaATAATACCAAACTAGATATTGAAACAACCAATAGTAGTACCAAAGTACTTATCAAGACATGTTGTTCTCGTTGATTTTAGGTATTTCTGCTGGAGTTTTCTCGAAGAAGACGGCGTTTGATCAAGGTTTTTATGCTTAATTCTTGCTCAATGCGAATGGTAGGCACAGGATCCGAATCAGATTCAAGCTTAGGGTTTTGCGCCTTTAAAACACCTCGAAtatcccactttctctctttttcataaaaaaaataaaataaaaaagcacTGGAAATTAAAATAGCCAATATAATGCCCTATTTAGATTGATCTCCATGCAGACACAACTTTCCTGGTCTCTCCCTCTCAAACATATACACAAGAAAGAAATACCCACACATACATTGCACAATTGGATATACATCCTTCCTTTTGGATGGTTGGATGGCTTAAAGAGGTACTAATGGAGGAAAAGGTATCAAAGGCTGGACAATGCCATCaagatgaaaagaaagaaagctgaAGATTGCTCATCTAGGGAGCAAAAGAAGTCATAAAGAGCGTGAATTCTGATTAAAAGTGAATTCAAGGCTAGTTGTAAAGTTTCATGAAGCATATTGGTGCAATAACACGTTTAGCAGGCAGCAAAAGATTTCACCATACTAGGAATAGAgcaaaaaggtttttttttttaaaaaaaaatttttcccaaTAGGAGAAGGGTGGAATTTAAGAAGCGGTTACGAGAAAAAGAGCAGGAAAATGTCAACCAATTACTTGAACACAAATTTTGCCAATTCTTTATCACAATTAATTTTAGCATGAAAGGTCATATTTAATTAACGTAGATTATATTTGATGagatcattttatttatttataactGTTGTCCATCAAGAAGTCTAGCAGGTAAGTATTTTCTACATTGCAGTACTTTTAAAttgtatatataattaatttttttgcccCGTCATTCAAATTAAAACTAGCAAATGGTTATCgaagggaaagagaaaaaacGCCATGCAAAAATAGTGACTGGGACTAATATTCCCTCCTGATAGATGAAACTATTAAgacaatttaattcaaaaatttcatcaattGGATATAAGGGTGTCAAGCAATTCACAAGACTTGAATCCAAAtgcaaggagaaaagaaaaattctttaCATCCATGGTTAAGGGCTTTTGCTCACCCAATCTAATCCCATACATGAAGTAGGAGACAAGAACATAAAGCAAAACATCTACTAATGATAACAGTCATCTATAAAACAACTGATCACTGTATTGATACTAAGAAATTAACGTCTCATTCttgtttgcttttgattttgcataAGTGATGATAAAGAATAATCAGAATCAACAAAAATTACTCTTTGGTAGagtatgaattttaaatttattattattattattaaaaatttataaatctaaatataaaaacaaactaggataaaaaaatgattatttaaaatcaaaatttataatcaaCTGAGATAATCAATAGAGAAACAGCCCCAACTTAATATAAGAATCACAATAGGATAATTCTCACATAATAGTACCAAACTAGATACCAAAACAAGTAATAGTAATACCAAAGCACTTGGAGTTTTCTCGAGGAAAACGGCGCTCGATCGAAGTTTTCATGCTTAATTCTTGCTCCACGCGAATGGTAGGCACAGAATCTGAAGAATCATGCTCAGGATCGGGTTGTCCTTCTCTGAAACAGCCCAAACAACCCACTGTTTTTCTGGTCGTTTCCTGGCCATCTTGTGTCTTTTGTTGGCCACCAGTTGTACTCTCATTAGAGTCCTTTGGAAAATCCTTCTTTCCAGACATGTTACCCATTGTTTTGCACCAAATCAACGGGAAAACAAAAGGTGCGGCTCAGTGTTCATTGGGGCTTATTTAAAGAGTGAAAGTTAGGGTATTCCTTCATCAATAGTACCACATGTTATGGAAATAGTATTGTTATGGAAAAGTTattaaggaaaaggaaagaaaaaagaaggaatttTGGGTAATAATGATGGCAATTGGCACTGATTAGTACATTTAGATTTATTGGTTTCCATTGGAGTACACTACACATTTATTGTTTCTGCCATTTTGGGTGCTTTCTTGATTTAACTTCATATTTCCAAAAACAACCTGTGTTGTGTTTGTCGATCTCTTCACTAGCTCATCTTTCTTATCTTTTTTCTGCTTTTGATTTAGGTGCATGATGATGAGAAAGATTTTGGGGTAACAAAAACACTTTATATACTTTCTAAACTACCCTTGATGATGAGGGGGCTTTTGATATACATAAAAATCTATCTGTTTTTGTAACTACCCACTATCAATATGATTTTTTACCAAGtaatatgtatttttttcatattCTATTTTTCAACTTATTTAGCAAATCTTAATTTTAACTAACAATTACCAAATATGTTTATGAATAACTACCAAATAActaatttttataaattttattttgataaattttttacaTATGTATTGTCAAGATATAAAaccaattttcttgaaaattattttaataaatatactcaaaatattttacaaatattttttttctattagtTGCACACACATTACTGTGTGCCTTGAATACTAGTATATTTTACAACATAAaatgttaataatttatatGTAAGTTTGTATTAATTcttaattataatatatataattatgtatttaattATGAGTTGGGACCAAGCCCGATATGAACCCGAAACTCATATAATAGTATGAGTTGAGTTTGAGGTTTTTTAATATAAGCTTGAACCTCAAAAACCTAAAaaccaaaaattcaaataatttgTGAGCAGAGTTTGGTCTTACTAAAGTCTGGCTCTAAAAGCTCGATTGACACCACAAGTTGTGGATTGCCTTTGCCATTTGGATGAACTGCAAGAAGATCTTGTACTTGATGTTCTAAGTTACCTGTCTGTGCTTAATATATTCACCAGAGCATGCTGGTAGAAAATATACCCTATTTTCTGTGATTAGGAGCAGTCTAGCCAGTTGCATTCACCAATGGGTTATTTTGGATTTTGAGAGAACAAATTTGAGACAATGAATTACTACCTTCTCTGCACAGTTGGAAAAATAGACTTCTGCAAACTGACTACATCAATTATAAGCCTCTTCTTTTAGGTATGGAGCCATTAGCAAAACAAAGATTATGAACATTCTTTTAGGCATGGAACCATTAGCAAACCATTTGAAAAACAAAGAGtatgaagtttaacaaattttcaaagttagatTTTCTTGAGAGGCCTATAGTGCCATCATAACACATGTTCAGAGGATTGCTTTATCTTCATCTTAATGAATCATTGAGGTGCAATTGATAACAATCTCGGTCTCCTATTCTGATCATACCATACAGATTACAGATATTTGACAGTTATATATGTCCACttccaaaatcaaaagaaacttGATAATCTATTTGCATTTCCCACAAGGAAGTTctacaagaaaaaaaagtgtACAAGTTTAATCGAAAGAATTGAAGCCAGTAGACTACTTAGACATGGTGTCCAACTAAAGATAAGACAAGCATAACTGATGAGGAGCCAATAAGACCAAATTTGAACTGCCTAGTTAGTTGGTTTAATCCTGCAACTTTGGACGGGGAAATGGGTGATGCAATCGGCAACGACCGCTTGCATTGTCTTCACATCATCATCAGCTTTGGCATCAGAGGGGGCATCAAGTTGCTTGGCTTTAAAGGTGATAAAAAACAGACGATTGAGGGTCCAAACGACTTTCTCAACATCCACAAGTTCATACTGTTTGCCCTAATACAACAACAAGGCAAGGCAGTCAATCAAAGATGCTTTAATTAATTCACCCAAAGTGTATAAGAAGATcccaaaaaatcaacaaaatagcTCGGCAGTTTGAACCAAATCAAATGGGGAAAAAATTGTTAAATCACACACCCGATCATCCTTGAAGATCTTCACCGCCTCACGTGCCATTTTCTTCACTAAGTCGTAGCATCCCTCATCCTCCCTGAATTCTGGGCAAGGCACGTACATAGCAAAGGAGCCTCCAGGATACGCATCCTCATCAACATCAAAaccctgaaattttttttactacTTGTTCTGTTTAATTAATCAAcaacattttgaaaaaaaaaatacaaatatcCACTGTTGCATATGAAATTTATTATGAATAGCAGCGATCGAACAAATACTACactaaagcaaaatcaaatccaccgaataatatacatataaaagGACTTTCCAACAAATAATGATGTAGCTACGTTACCCCGCTCTCCTTGATCTGACTGCTGTATTTATGCCACATCTTAGCGGCCTCTTCTTCAGTTCTTCCGAGGAGCCAGGATTCCTCCTCTTCCGAGTCCGGACTCATGATGTCGTCTGTTGATGGGGGCTCACGAAAGAGACCATCTTCTTCCTCGGATTCGGATTGTTTTTGTCTTTTGGCGGATGGTTCTCCGCCGGCGCCATACTTGATGCGCCAATACAGATCATCAAAGTCGTCGGTTGGAGGCGGGGCAGGTTGAGTATCGCTTTTTACGGACGAACTAGCgttcataattattttttttgggtttttttgaaGCAGCTTTGGATTGTGTTTTCTCCATGCCCGCTGGACGTTTATTATACTCCTAGTCCCTTAGACGTCCAGCGGGCGTAGCAAACCGTGGACTTACCAGGAGCTCCATCGATCAAAGTTCGATTACTCGATTATAGTTGGTTGTCGAATTGAACTCGAGCCTTTAGGGATAAGTTTATCAAACATTTCGAGttgtgtgtatgtatgtatatatattatttattattattaaattatagaaaaaacttatatttttaaaagaaattatatGTTTTACCACTTTAACTTGAGCGTGAATTTGATCTTAAACTCGAACTCAAATTCTCTATATTGACATAATTCGAGCTCAAGTTTTGGAATGAAAGATTTGTTGAGCTCGAACTCAGATAATACAATTCGAGCTTGACTTGCCATCCCTTCTCTAGCCTCCAGCTCCCATATtctattttctagatttttgaaTTTGTAATTCAAGTGGTAGTATATGTTTTTGGTTTAATTACTATATCAATGTTTTTACTCGGCATGGATAAAAGATCAACGGAAGAAAGGAACAACTCTGGGATTTGATATAGTACTTTATGGGCATTGATTGTAGAAATTCGACTAGAGTTAAACTAATCTTTGATAGGTTAATCAATAATTAGTTAAAAATTTCTACTTGTCTTGATACCTTCTATCATATAACAATTATTCATGTTGCCCGAAAAGAAAAATATTCTAAACCTACTGTATCATGATTAAAAGGTCAGTCTATTACgtaaaaaagcaagaaaaaaaaggtcAGTCTGTTAAAATTAGAAGTTCAAATAGGGAATCATAAAATAAAACTGCAAAGACTACCATTTATCAAGACTTATCATACTTCTAAGTAGTGCTCAAATACAGATTAAGTCATAAATGACCAAATATATACACATAAGTATAGACATAATCCGAGTATATAAACATGTATtcacataattatatatatatgtgtgtgtgcacGCGTGCCTATGTATGCATTACTGAACCGGAactacaaaataataataatggtgTTACCCTTcttaaaaggaaaaggaaattggTGTTACATTTTAGCATCGGAAACTTAGAACTaagacaaataaataaattaataagcTTAGAGCTATGTTCTTGACACGAGCTGCAAGTTACAGCTATACAAGGGACTAGGATGATACAGGCTGCAAAGGTATAGGAAGTCCATTTTCTGGGGTAGGCATTATTATAGCACCAAGATCCTTTTATTGGGGAACAAAATCTCACATTTGTGCTTTTTGACCACATTATGGAAGAATGCTAATACAGCACCAAATGGAACGTATGTAAATGGAGCTAAGCCATTTGCCTTCTCCTCTAGAATCATACCCTGAAGGATCAAATTTCTTAAACATGGTGCTTTAGTCAATTTCTTATCACAAAGTATCAAAATACTCAATGGTGTATCCACCATTTCACTATAAGATTCTAGCTAGTTATAGTCTACTGTTATGTCCCTTGAATGCGGAGGTTCTAAATCTTGATGAGTCTTCTTTTCCTACTCCATTCTTGCCAAAATTTTAGGATGTTTAGTTCTCCAGTTTAAAAGATTAAAGAAACCATACATTCTTTTCTGTTATATTAGTCAATTGCAGAATAGTTAGTTACCTTCTAATCAATTCCATCCATTCTCCAACTTAAGAAGTTAGAGAAAGTATGtaaacttttcctttttaagTTTGTCAATTACTGATCAATTACCTTCCAATTAGTTCTAATATTCTTGCAATCAATATCAAATTCAATgcataaaatatttttcttctcCCTCCCTACCCTTGATGTAAGCAAAATTCTGACCAGTTCCAAAAGGTTGAGGAGCCAATTATGTTACACTTCCCTCCTTGGCTTTTTCAGTCTTCCTCTCTCATTACTTGTGCCCaatacttttgaaattttttttaaattacactTAAATAATGATTACAACACTTGAAAAACTTAAAAACCTTTTATGCTTTTgccctttttttcccccttggATTCACTAGTTGGCACCTAGAACTTCACCGTCCAGTCATTCCTTTGTGTTTTGGCTAAATTACTAATAACCTCCCTATGGTCAAGTGTATTATCAGATGACCTCCttaattttataaattatttagCTAATCCCCCAATTGTTTCATATGACACGAAAATGTGATAGAAAGTAGCCTCCATACCTTCATGAGTTGAAATTCCAATATTATCTATACTTAAGTACAACATAGGATAATGTCTAACCACTTTGCCTAAAATCAGGGAACATTATTTCAATATATTCAAAAGTATAAAAGGTTGAGTGGATATTTATTCAAATTATAGGAGAGTAAATAGGTATTATAGT
This Coffea arabica cultivar ET-39 chromosome 3e, Coffea Arabica ET-39 HiFi, whole genome shotgun sequence DNA region includes the following protein-coding sequences:
- the LOC113737749 gene encoding uncharacterized protein encodes the protein MNASSSVKSDTQPAPPPTDDFDDLYWRIKYGAGGEPSAKRQKQSESEEEDGLFREPPSTDDIMSPDSEEEESWLLGRTEEEAAKMWHKYSSQIKESGGFDVDEDAYPGGSFAMYVPCPEFREDEGCYDLVKKMAREAVKIFKDDRGKQYELVDVEKVVWTLNRLFFITFKAKQLDAPSDAKADDDVKTMQAVVADCITHFPVQSCRIKPTN